In a genomic window of Penaeus vannamei isolate JL-2024 chromosome 38, ASM4276789v1, whole genome shotgun sequence:
- the LOC138859782 gene encoding uncharacterized protein, which translates to MFSRTPVCVALALLVLLQALAPAVAFPNGLQPDLHYGGKRPAEVRDPKLRKIYELIYPYYQRPKYRYPFYDHQGKGELLYGYGGPQLFRYTVFKPVEGYLRR; encoded by the exons GTGTGCGTGGCCCTGGCGCTACTAGTCCTGCTCCAGGCACTGGCGCCCGCCGTGGCCTTCCCCAACGGCCTGCAGCCCGACCTTCACTACGGAGGCAAACGCCCAGCTGAGGTCAGGGACCCCAAGCTCCGCAAGATCTACGAACTCATTTATCCCTATTACCAAAG GCCCAAGTACCGCTACCCCTTCTACGACCACCAAGGAAAAGGGGAGCTCCTCTATGGGTACGGCGGACCCCAGCTCTTCCGGTACACCGTGTTCAAGCCGGTCGAGGGTTACCTGCGGCGGTAG